The DNA region GTGTGTATCTCTCGGTATCTCTCTCGGTCTCTGTCTCTATATctcttgtctctgtctctgtctctcttgccaTCTGTTGTCTATTGTCTGTCGTCTGTCTATAGATTTTGTGTCTCCATGTCCATCTTCatcccctttctttctccttcgtCTTcatccctccatctctccctagctctctttcttcttcctgtcttttctctACCTGCCCCCATTTCCAGGACCTGGGGGAGGAAAATTCCAGAAGGAGATGAAGAGTGAAGGGACCCTACTCTCTCCCTAGCTCTGCCCTCCGGACATCCGTGGCTGCCTTCACCATGGACAGTATGAGCACAGCcatcctgctcctgctcctggctCTCATCTGCCTCTTCCTGACCCACAGCTCAAGAGgcaaagggagggctggggatgtggctcaagcggtagcgtgctggtctggcatgcgtgcggcccgggttcgatcctccgtaccacatacaaacaaagatgttgtgtccgccgagaacaaaaaaataaatattaaaattctctctctctctttaaaaaaaaaaaaaaaaaagaggcaaagggAAACTGCCCCCAGGACCCAGACCCCTCCCGCTCCTGGGAAACCTGCTGCAGCTTCGCTCCCAAGACTTGCTGACCTCCCTCACCAAGGTGCAGAGGCCTGCCATGGGCGGAGGGGGTTCCATGGCCCTAGAGCCTCCCATAACCTCTGCTTTCTGCCCCAGCTGAGCAAGAAGTATGGCTCCGTATACACAGTGTACCTGGGGCCCAGGCAGGTGGTAGTCCTCAGCGGGTACGAAGCTGTGAAGGAAGCCCTTGTGGATCAAGGGGAGGAGTTCAGCGGCCGAGGCAAATACCCTGTTTTTTTCAACTTCACTAAGGGCAATGGTAAGCCTGCTTCCCatgtcctcctctcctcccacctcttCCACATTTAGGGAAGAAATAAGAGTGCACGACTCTGATCCTAATCTTGGTGCCACTCAGGGTCACAGATCTCACTGATGACACCAAGTAGGATGGAGCCAGACAGTCCTTCTTTAGGGTGAAGTTTGTCCCACCTTCCCCACCTCCAAATCCCTCCACCATCTTGAATTATATCTCCATACCAGTGCCCATGTTCATCTAACCCAACCCCATTCTCATCCAAATCCCTACCTCTATTCAAACCACATCACCTAGTTTCCAACTCAGTCAAGCAGCCAAGTCATCTGGGCCCAGTCCCCAGGATCCAATTTATCCCAGTCCCAATCCCCATTAACCCCATCCCCAGTCTCCATTCTTAACCTTCATCCCTCTACCTTCACCAAAACCAACCCCGTCACAGATCTACCTGACCCCAAGCTCTAACTCATGACTAATCTACTGGTCCTTCTCATTTTCCCCAACTCCATCTCCATCACCAGCCTCAAACCTAATTTATCATCAGTCTCATAATCTTCCCTCATATACCATTGTCACCTTCATTCCAACCCATGCCCAGCTCTGTCCCCACCCAACCAGCAACCTACACCATTTTCTCCAAACCTCTCCTATGACAATATTCTGCCCTCCTTAGGCCTTGAAATCACCTATGTTTATGGTTTTCAATctcctttttaaacaaaattctctatgtgctgggcatggtgatacaacctataatcctagtgactagggaggctgagacaggaagatcgaaagttcaaagccagcctcagcaatttagtgaggccccaagcaactttgcaagatcgtgtcttaaaataaaaaacaaaaagggttgcgGATGttgctcggtggttaagcacccccagattcaatccccagaaccaaaaacagtaaggaaaaaaaaaaatttttttttaaggaaactagccaggcacagtggtgcatacctgtaatcccagcagtttagcaggagaatcatgagttcaaagccagcctcagcaatttagagaggccctaaacaactcagtgagaccctgtctctaaataaaatataaaatagggctggggatgtggctcagtggtagagtgcccctgagttcaatccccaagttaccacccccaaaaaaggaaacTATGTGACAAGGCACTATAATTGAGGGGGGAAGCTTCTCCAATTGAGAAGGGGTCCTGGAGGCTTGCATCCTCTACTACACATCCCCTAAAGAATGCCTAAAGCTCCCCCTGCACAGGATGAATCCCAGATGACCCAAACTTGGAATCAGAGAGCCCTGATAAAGTTCAACTACCATGTATTAAATACACTTTCTACTCTTCATTCCCCTTCCCtgggcttgattttttttttaaaccagggattgaacccaggttaaccactgaaccacaaccccagccctttttattttttcttttgacacaagttctcactaagttgcttagagcctccttaagttgcagaggctggctttaaacctgcagttctcctgccttagcctcctgagccactgggattccaggtgtacaccactgcacccagcctgggCTTGATCTTATAAATTCACCTGTCAAGGTACACCAGATGCAAGGAGGTGGCAGACAGGGCACTTGAGAAAGTCATCTTACTGCTTCTGTACAGAAAACTTCTGAATGCATACACCATTTGTTACTAAAAAATAGCCAACAAGCAATCAGACAATACACAGCACAGAACAGGACAGCAGGGTTCTGCTACTTACTAGGTGAGTTCAAGCCTTGGACAAATGGCCTCCCTTCTCTGACCCTCAGTCGGCTTCAAAGAAAAGATTGTTACAAAGAATCAATGAGACAATGAATACAATGCAAAGAAATATACTATagggtttctctctctcctttttaatttttttttagtttttgatagaccttttttaaaaaaatgtgtattttttttaatcagcccCATTTGCAGGAGAGAAAACCAAAGCACAGAATGCTAAATAACCCTCTACTCTGATTTCCAAGTCTTACTGGCTTtgggtaaaaataataataatgtggcAGGTgataattaaagaattaaatgataCACTGTAAGTGAAATTCAAGGACATAATaccttgatttgatttttttatttatttatttttatgtggtgctgaggaccaaacccagtgcctcactcttgcAGGGCAAGagggctaccactgagccccagccccagcccctctctctttcttctttacatCTAGATCTCTGGTATGTAAGAGAAATCAgagataaaggggaaaaaaatccaagtcCTTATCCTCTTGCAGCTTCCAGATCAGTAGGCAACACAGGCCATCACTAGACTATGACATCCCAGAGTGCTCAGGGCAGGGATCAGGGTAGCCTGGGAGCTGGGGAGGCCGGAAGTAAGTACCTGACTTCACCAGtgagagaggagccagggaaggcttcctggaggaagggaaCCCAAACCTGAGATCTGAACAATGAAGATGAAGAGTCAGAAGAAGACCAGGGGTAGAGTGTTCTAGGAAGACCAGAGGACTTACAAGAACAGGGCAGGGACCCAGAGTTCAGGCTCATTCTGCGATGTTCTTGGTGCCCTAAGGTTCACTGCTCTTGCTTAACTCTCATATTTGCACATTCAATGAGCAATCCCAGCACTACCCATGTAACAGGATCTGCACTGGGCAATGTCAAGGTCACGCTGGTGACTAACACGGGCCCTCATCCTTCCCTCCCAGTTCAATGAAGAAGATGACCTCATCAACAGACAGTGCTGTCACTGGTCCCCCAAAGGGACCAGATCCCTTAAAGAGGGAAACAAAGGTAGAGAGATCAGGACCATGGAGAGGCAAGCCCAGAGCCCATGGAAGTTCAAGGGAGGCACCTGACCCAGCCTGAAGGGTCAGGGAGGGCTGGctggaaggggctggggaaaTTCCAAACATCAGGAAGGGGTCCGCCGACATTCATCTTGGAGATGAGTTACCAGTGGAGCtggcccttcctcttctccccaggCATCGCCTTCTCCAATGGCGAACGATGGAAGGTCCTGAGAAGGTTCTCTGTCCAGATTCTGCGGAACTTCGGGATGGGGAAGAGGAGCATTGAGGAGTGGATCCTGGAGGAAGGCGGCTTTCTGCTGGAGGAACTGCGGAAAACTGAAGGTCAGGGTCCCTGAATGCAGTCTGCACTCCCAGTTCCCATCCATCACGGGTGGGCAGGGCTGCCAGGTACCAGAGCATGGTGTGAACCCAGAGCTCCTTCACTTGGCCCACAAGGAGCATGGTGTCCACTGGAGGTGGGTCTGCTTGTGGCTCTGTGTTCCTCTAGGTATGGTGGTATTCCTGAGCCCGGTTTGTATAATCCTGGTAGACGACGATGATGATGacattctttttggggggaggtgggtaccatggattgaactcaggccactgagccacatccccagcccttttttgtattttatgtaatttaaagacagggtctcactgagttgctttatgcctcgcttttgctgaggctggtttgaatgcaatcccccttcctcagcctcctgagctgctgggagtgtaccaccacacccagctgatgATGACATCCTTAAGAACTCACCTACAGAGCTATATGCTAGCACATTTTCACACATGATCCCCGTAAGCTTTAGAACAATCCATTTTGCACATGAGGAAATAGAGGCACAGAGCAGTTAAGCAAATACCTTGGAGTAATCAAGCTAGTAAGCCGAGGAGTCAGGATTTAAATCTATGTCTGACACTTGAGTCCATTTTCAATAAACTAAtgtcatttattgagtgcttactggATACCAAGCATTGTGATAACTCTTTCTGTGCTTCACCCACCAGCAACCATACAAAATCAGTGTTATTCCAAGTGAATAAGAAGAGGCCCAGAAAGGTTAAGTCACATGCCCAGAGAGTGAGTTGGGATAGAAACCCAGGCTGAGGCCTCTGACCTATGAaacaaagttacaaaaaaaaaaaaaaaaaaaacagagatctGGAGATGCTATAGCACACTTGTCAagcatgccctgggttccatcccggCACCacaaaaagatacataaataaataaaataacataaataaccaACAATTACACAATGCCCACCATATACCAGGACTTTTGCAAGAACTTTGAATATCTCTTTGAAAAATCAGTCAAGGGGCCAAGTGCAATGTTCACAAATGTAATCCCAGTTTCTTgtgagggaggctgagacaggaggatttcaagttcaagaccagcctgcaCAATccagtgaggctctgtctcaaaactttttaaaagccaaatgcagtgttgcacacctgtatccccagagacttgggaggctgagccaagagaatcacaagttcaaggccagcctcagcaactttatcaaggacctaagcaatttagtaagaacctccctgaaaataaaaaataccaaaaaaaaaaaaaaaaaaaaaaaggccagggacttagctcagtgataaagtgtccctgggttcaatccctagtgccaaaacttttttaaaaaaatttaaagggctgggaatatagttcagaggtaaaatattaCGAgggtcaatcctcagtacaaaaaaaaaaaaaaaatcagtcaagcTTAGGAAGCAGGTCCTGTAATCAGCCCCATTTTGCaggagagaaaactgaggcacagattgCTAAATAGCCCTCTACCCTGATTTCCAAGTGGGCTTTGGGCAAAAATAATAATGTGGCAGGTGATAGTTAAGGAATTAAATGATACAATGTAAGTGAAATCACAATAGCTgccttattaatttattataattattaacacaCTCATTGTACATCTTGATGGGTTCCACTGTGACATTTCTGTGCACATATATATCCTGCTTTGCTCATGTCTACCTTCTCTTCTGCCCTGTCttgtcctcctctctcctcctgctccagGCTAGAACTTTAGCTAAGGACAtattaatttctctcttcttttttttttggtatcagggcttgacccaggggcacttaaccactgagtcacattcccagaccttttttatattttatttagagacagggtcttgctaagttgcttagggactcactaaattgctgaggctggctttgaactcatgatcctcctgagttgctagaaatACTGGGTGGGCCACCCATGCCCAACTCCATATTAATTTCTTATTGCCgctgtaacaaattgccacaaatgtagtggcttaaaacaatataCATTCATTCTCTTATATTTCTGTAGGTCTGAAGTAGACAGTGGGTCAGCAGGGCTGCACTCCTTGAGAAGGTTTTGGATAGCATTCATGTCCTGGCCTTTTCCAGTTTCCGCATTACTAGGACCTTCCTCTATATTCAAAGCCATAAAAGGTAGTAGCAGCTTCCAGTCTCTCTCTCATCACATAacccttatttatttagatgCACCTACTTTCCTCTTCTAAGGAGCCTGATAATAACATTGGGCCCACCTGGGCAATCCAGAGTCATCttctcatctcaaaatccttaattTATGGCTGAAAAATCCTTAATTTatggtgcagtggtacacacctgtaatccaagtgacttgggtggctgagtcaggtcagcctctgcaacttagcaaggctctgtctcaaaattaaaagggctgggatttggCTCAATAATAAactgccctggattcaattcccaatacaaaaaaaaaaaaaaaagtatttttttttttccaagtaaagTAAATTTCTATTCACAGATTCTAGGAACAGGAATGTGGACATCTTTGGGGTGGTCATTAGTCAATCCATCGTAGCACCACAGTTTGTAACAGCCTCATAATGGGCCAGACCTTAACTAAGGACTTCCCAGTCACTAACTTATAACAACCCCATGAGGGCTGTCATTGAGCCCATTGTATAGATGtgaaaattgaggctcagaaacAGGAATCAGTAGTCCAGGTCGCATAAAGACTAAGAAGCCAGTTTCAAACTAAGTCTATCTAATCCCAGCCCTGGTTTTCTGGCCTGTCCTATTGTGTCTTGGCTGCTTTGTTGAAATGTGCTGCTTGTTATAATGTTTTCTGTAGTCTGGTTGTTGGATTGTGGGGTGTTAGGTGTGATTCTTTGGGTTATTTCTGGATAAGATTGTAGTGTTATCATGCCATGATTGATATGTGGTATTGCAGTATTATCTGCTGTGCTGCCAAAGATGTTGTGTTGGTGTGCATGGTGTGTCATCTCTTCAGTTGCCTGGTTATGTGTGTTGTGATGACACATCCTGTGTTCTCTACTGTCTGCTGGGTTGCTGTGTTTTATTGTTGTGCATTGTGTCAAAGGAAGATTTAGCTGTGAGCTGGTATTATGTGTTTAAGTATATTGTTACCATGTCTTGGAATGTTTCTGAGTGGGCTATGTGTAGTTTCTAAATCGCTATGTGTAGTTGTGTGTGTTGGCATGTATTGTGGTTGTATTTACTGGGTGTTTTATGGCAGTGTCTATGTTTTCTGTGATGCCTGATGATTGCACTGTGCtgtattgtgtgtgtggtgtactgTCACCGAGAATAGCCTGTTCTGTTACTGAGTATTGAAGTGGATGCGGAACTGCAGGATGTTGTGGGTTCTATGCTAGCTGTTGCGTTATGAAGTACTTGAGGTGTTAGGCTGCAAGACGGTATCATGGTTGGGTCAGATGCTATGCAAATTAGAGCTGTGTCTGCTGCACCATGGTCTGGTGCGTTTGAGTCCCCAGAGCTGGGCCCCTGACCCATTCCACCCCTCCACCTCAGGTGAGCCCTTCAACCCCCTGTTTATGCTGAGCCGCTCAGTGTCGAACATTATCTGTTCGGTGATATTCGGCAAACGTTTCGACTACGACGATGAGCGTCTGCTCACCATCATCCACGTCATCAACGACAACTTTCAAATCATGAGCAGCCCCTGGGGCGAGGTCAGCAAGACTGAGTCCTGTGGGAGACAGGATGGCAGCGGGAGCAGGAGGGGGCGTGGCCAACAGGGTCTAGGGGTACCTGGGGATGTCAGTAGGCCCTGACTGGTCATGCGTTTTCCTTCTGACCCCTGCCCGCCCCCTACCCCGAGTTACATGATTCAAGAAGACACACAgcccccttcccctgcccctccGTCCCACTCCCCTCCAGCCTCTCCAGAACTCCATTGTCCTCCAATGCCCCGTCCTTGCCTACCGAATTCACTTGCCTTACCCTACTTAGCCCCGAACACATACCCTGCCTGCTCTTCCAAGCCCCTCCAACTCTGCCCGCTCTCCAGCTGTACAACCTCTTCCCGAGCCTCCTGGACTGGGTGCCTGGGCCGCACCAACGCATCTTCCAGAACTTCGGAAACCTGAGAGATCTCATCTCCTGCAGCGTCCGCGAACACCAGGCCACCCTAGACCCCAACTCTCCCCGGGACTTCATAGATTGCTTCCTCACCAAAATAGCACAGGTAAACTCTGTCTGGAAATTGCACCTCTGGCCTGACCTGAATGCCTCCTGCTGCTCCTGTCTCAAACTCAATAGGGATCCCAGATTGGGCAGGACTGGCCCAGATTGGGCAGGACTGGGGGATTTTCTCCGGGAGAAGCTGGGGCACCTGGCTGCTCAGGGTTGTTGCCCAGAGCCACCACCAATTATCAGCTCTTGAAgtgattgggttttttttgtttgtttgtttgttttttgtttgtttttggcggacacaacatctttgtttgtatgtggtgctgaggatcgaacccgggtcgcacgcatgccaggcgagcgcgctaccgcttgagccacatccccagcccttgaagtgATTGTTAAAGtgctaaaatattatttgtccGCCCTGCGGCAGAGATTTTTCCCTACCCCACCATTCCACGCTCCCCAGCTTCCCTGAGGAAAGGAAGTTAAACAGAGGAGGGACCGAACTGGCACCCAGTATCAGTTGCGCAAGTCTGGGGTGAACGGTCGCACGGACTTTGAGTCCACAATATGCATCTGGT from Marmota flaviventris isolate mMarFla1 chromosome 18, mMarFla1.hap1, whole genome shotgun sequence includes:
- the LOC114097483 gene encoding cytochrome P450 2F5, with translation MDSMSTAILLLLLALICLFLTHSSRGKGKLPPGPRPLPLLGNLLQLRSQDLLTSLTKLSKKYGSVYTVYLGPRQVVVLSGYEAVKEALVDQGEEFSGRGKYPVFFNFTKGNGIAFSNGERWKVLRRFSVQILRNFGMGKRSIEEWILEEGGFLLEELRKTEGEPFNPLFMLSRSVSNIICSVIFGKRFDYDDERLLTIIHVINDNFQIMSSPWGELYNLFPSLLDWVPGPHQRIFQNFGNLRDLISCSVREHQATLDPNSPRDFIDCFLTKIAQEKENPLSHFHMDTLLMTTQNLIFGGTETVGTTLCHAFLALMKYPKIQARVQEEIDRVVGRSRLPTLEDRAAMPYTDAVIHEVQRFADVIPMNLPHRVIRDTAFRCFLIPEGTDIITLLNTVHYDPSQFLKPQEFNPEHFLDANQSFKKSPAFMPFSAGRRLCLGESLARMELFLYLTAILQSFSLQPLGEPEDIDLPPLGSGLGNLPRPFQLRLLER